A section of the Anabaena cylindrica PCC 7122 genome encodes:
- a CDS encoding NYN domain-containing protein, whose amino-acid sequence MLNHERSLTTYDSALLNRIVSQVCQVIITIQKQQPELLLEKYRKVQWENNSNQSALSAKFLDLLSQTQSWEELLQKLQLYLRAIFVAEALNSPILSQLIANVRQFNPIISELNGSFNTIFTPALQSVGIAVLLLDAENLQINTNTEKFLATVCNSPIQVKIAFANWGNRGKLDIELHERGYDLIHVPAGRDNADGKMIAFGSSIHERYPNAKEVLVCSSDKVMTNLCNNLQQHGLIVYQVSQHGENINLFNNSTGETKIYGIKPLPEIPSISQFIGQIKNLIQDEQKLNASYWIKLSQLSKLYKIKYQFNISHIVSHYLPGKRSRDIFVNYPADFVIHQIDDASELYVTVFDHNQVQVEDGRKSELAQDNRLQSLTGITSKQDLEKALNIILDELIEKSIQDYFDISILASKFKQKYGKTITRQIQELQLSGTFIKFLQSCNNFHLQQKDKKWEIGKVSVVTLSSSSFSHIDSAFDLEQVIKMILAELTQDSKSNFVDIGILGVKFNEKYNKPITKQMKELKISGSFIKFLQSCSSFQIQQKGNKCMVSLSGISK is encoded by the coding sequence ATGCTAAATCATGAGCGATCGCTGACTACCTATGATTCTGCCTTGTTAAATAGAATAGTCTCTCAGGTTTGCCAAGTCATTATTACTATTCAAAAACAGCAGCCAGAATTATTGCTTGAAAAGTATAGAAAAGTTCAGTGGGAAAATAATTCTAATCAATCGGCTTTGAGTGCCAAATTCTTGGATTTATTAAGCCAAACTCAAAGCTGGGAGGAATTACTACAAAAGTTGCAATTATATCTCAGAGCAATTTTTGTTGCTGAAGCTTTAAATTCACCAATATTATCACAATTAATTGCTAATGTTCGCCAATTTAATCCGATTATCTCTGAATTAAATGGCTCATTCAATACTATATTCACTCCGGCTCTACAATCAGTAGGAATTGCTGTTTTACTTTTAGATGCTGAGAATTTACAAATTAATACTAATACAGAAAAATTTTTGGCTACTGTTTGTAATAGTCCGATTCAGGTAAAAATTGCTTTTGCTAATTGGGGTAATCGAGGAAAGTTAGATATAGAATTACATGAACGTGGCTATGATTTAATTCATGTTCCTGCTGGCAGAGATAATGCAGATGGTAAAATGATTGCTTTTGGTTCTTCAATTCATGAGCGCTACCCAAATGCTAAGGAAGTTTTGGTTTGCTCATCAGATAAGGTCATGACTAATTTATGCAATAATTTACAGCAACATGGTCTAATAGTATATCAAGTTAGTCAACATGGAGAAAATATTAATTTATTTAATAATTCTACAGGTGAGACTAAAATTTATGGAATTAAACCCCTACCAGAAATCCCATCTATTAGTCAGTTTATTGGGCAAATCAAAAATTTAATTCAAGATGAGCAGAAGTTAAATGCAAGTTATTGGATTAAACTTTCTCAACTTTCTAAGTTGTATAAAATTAAGTATCAATTTAATATTAGCCATATTGTTTCTCATTATTTACCTGGTAAAAGATCAAGAGATATATTTGTCAACTATCCTGCTGATTTTGTGATTCATCAAATTGATGATGCTTCAGAGTTATATGTAACTGTTTTTGATCACAATCAAGTTCAAGTAGAAGATGGTCGCAAATCTGAACTAGCTCAAGATAATCGGCTACAATCTTTAACTGGCATTACTTCTAAGCAAGATTTAGAAAAGGCGTTGAATATTATTCTCGATGAATTAATAGAAAAATCTATTCAGGATTATTTTGATATTAGTATTTTGGCGAGTAAGTTTAAACAAAAATATGGTAAGACGATTACGAGGCAAATTCAAGAGTTACAGCTAAGTGGTACTTTTATCAAGTTTTTACAGTCTTGTAATAATTTTCATCTTCAACAAAAAGATAAGAAATGGGAAATCGGTAAAGTTAGTGTTGTTACCCTTTCATCTAGTTCATTTTCTCATATCGATTCTGCATTTGATCTAGAACAGGTAATTAAGATGATTCTGGCAGAGTTAACCCAAGATTCTAAAAGCAATTTTGTGGATATTGGTATTTTAGGCGTTAAATTTAATGAAAAATATAATAAACCAATAACTAAACAAATGAAGGAATTAAAAATTAGTGGTAGTTTTATCAAATTTTTGCAATCTTGCAGTTCTTTCCAAATCCAGCAAAAAGGTAATAAATGTATGGTGTCGCTTTCTGGAATTAGTAAATAG
- a CDS encoding VOC family protein, with amino-acid sequence MNQKITTAIQGIYEVCIGVPDAIPALQYWQQFGYRIGQIGELTAEAAHQLYWVNSPLKVIRLYHQDADHGLIRLMTWQNPTNQGLGISSMKVKGNRWTTTLTADLLGILNHAENAKITDKTIRYSYPYWEVIYNKDQKSHPFIDPAIGVREMLLLQPLTRQVLFQRFGYVMPHYGKINHHAAFSTSQITHLGLVIQDDSKETLRFYEDILGLLRVRDDVETSYESSLAGRELFDLNPGEKFIVTAFDDPRSSQTNLMEARSGRLYIIRFPEHINLKSNFEAAQPGSLGMCLYTYRVQGIQTYFDKIRASNVQKFTNIVSNEFGEQSFSFIAPDGYFWTLVEKN; translated from the coding sequence ATGAATCAAAAAATAACTACCGCAATTCAAGGTATCTATGAAGTCTGCATTGGTGTTCCCGACGCAATTCCAGCACTTCAATATTGGCAACAATTCGGCTATCGCATCGGGCAAATAGGAGAACTAACCGCAGAAGCAGCCCATCAACTATATTGGGTAAATTCCCCCTTAAAAGTAATCCGTCTTTACCATCAAGACGCAGATCATGGTTTAATTCGGCTCATGACTTGGCAAAATCCCACAAATCAAGGATTGGGCATCAGTTCCATGAAAGTTAAAGGTAATCGCTGGACTACCACCTTAACCGCCGACTTACTAGGTATCTTAAATCATGCCGAAAATGCCAAAATTACTGATAAAACAATCAGATACTCATACCCTTACTGGGAAGTCATTTACAACAAAGACCAAAAAAGCCATCCTTTTATAGATCCTGCCATTGGAGTACGTGAAATGCTCCTACTGCAACCCCTAACTCGACAAGTGCTATTTCAACGCTTTGGCTACGTCATGCCCCATTACGGCAAAATCAATCATCATGCAGCCTTTAGCACCAGCCAAATCACCCATCTAGGCTTAGTTATTCAAGATGACAGCAAAGAAACCCTACGCTTTTATGAAGACATTTTGGGTTTATTACGTGTACGCGATGACGTAGAAACCAGTTATGAATCTTCCCTAGCCGGTCGAGAATTATTTGACCTTAACCCTGGAGAAAAATTTATAGTTACAGCCTTTGATGACCCCCGTTCCTCCCAAACCAACCTAATGGAAGCACGTAGCGGCAGACTCTACATTATTCGCTTTCCAGAACACATCAACCTAAAATCAAACTTTGAAGCAGCCCAACCAGGAAGCTTAGGAATGTGCCTTTACACCTACCGAGTGCAAGGAATACAAACTTATTTTGACAAGATAAGAGCAAGTAACGTACAAAAATTTACTAATATAGTCAGTAACGAATTTGGAGAACAGAGTTTTTCTTTTATTGCCCCAGATGGCTATTTCTGGACTTTGGTGGAAAAAAATTAA
- a CDS encoding DUF1838 domain-containing protein — protein sequence MVAYNQEIDAQQWVKTRSSLDSNESTFLVWTGKIYSFVPGEKRQLLFKIIGMSVSRCILTAEGRWDFTSRELTYYLHPETDEILHKWENPWTGETVSVMHVANSPVQGKFKGKLPVQVEAENTTFIFDIFPHYPNPLAEDPQFIEYCPSPIYQAAELFKITVPSADLVNSELTSVTELQLSWDRIGQWLPWMKMGTRPGYLIYSATGSKVGGFTELPPLLQEEINTRVPLYKQAPNAFLEGEDMTSWLYFQKHFPAYLAGETFPRPTPEENS from the coding sequence ATGGTAGCCTACAACCAAGAAATTGATGCTCAACAATGGGTAAAGACCCGTTCTTCCCTAGACTCTAACGAATCTACTTTCCTTGTTTGGACAGGTAAAATATATAGCTTTGTCCCTGGCGAAAAGCGGCAACTATTATTTAAAATCATCGGCATGAGCGTAAGTCGCTGTATTCTCACCGCTGAAGGACGCTGGGATTTTACCTCCAGAGAACTAACTTATTATCTCCACCCAGAGACAGATGAAATTTTACACAAATGGGAAAACCCTTGGACAGGCGAAACAGTATCAGTAATGCACGTTGCCAACAGTCCCGTACAAGGCAAGTTTAAAGGCAAACTTCCCGTCCAAGTAGAAGCAGAAAACACGACCTTTATCTTTGATATCTTTCCCCATTATCCCAACCCCCTAGCAGAAGATCCTCAGTTTATTGAATACTGTCCATCACCAATTTATCAAGCCGCAGAACTGTTTAAAATCACAGTTCCCAGCGCAGACTTAGTTAACTCAGAATTAACTTCCGTCACCGAACTACAACTCAGTTGGGATAGAATTGGTCAATGGTTGCCTTGGATGAAAATGGGTACACGCCCTGGTTATCTCATCTACAGTGCTACTGGCAGCAAAGTAGGCGGTTTTACAGAGTTACCACCACTACTGCAAGAAGAAATCAATACCCGCGTTCCTTTATACAAGCAAGCACCCAACGCCTTCTTAGAAGGTGAAGATATGACTTCTTGGTTATATTTTCAAAAGCATTTTCCCGCTTACTTAGCCGGAGAAACTTTCCCCAGACCAACACCAGAAGAAAATTCGTAA
- a CDS encoding pentapeptide repeat-containing protein: protein MDAEDIKRRYVAGERYFPSAQLNRVKLIDAYLPGINLWGADLSEANLARAKLWGADLSRANLAKANLTRANLCGVNLCEANLRGATLHYTKLYGANLTGACYDESTRFARGFDPVIHNMRQF from the coding sequence ATGGATGCTGAAGATATTAAACGACGCTATGTCGCAGGAGAGAGATATTTTCCATCTGCTCAGTTAAATAGAGTCAAGTTGATTGATGCCTATTTACCAGGAATCAATTTGTGGGGAGCAGATTTAAGTGAAGCTAATCTCGCTAGAGCTAAATTGTGGGGAGCAGATTTGAGCAGGGCTAATTTGGCTAAGGCTAATCTGACTAGGGCTAATTTGTGTGGTGTTAATCTATGTGAGGCAAATCTCCGGGGCGCTACACTGCACTATACTAAGTTATACGGTGCGAATTTAACGGGTGCTTGTTATGACGAAAGCACACGCTTTGCGAGAGGGTTTGATCCGGTTATTCATAATATGCGGCAGTTTTAA